In Providencia zhijiangensis, a single window of DNA contains:
- the hcr gene encoding NADH oxidoreductase produces MTMPTSLCPNRMQIHSIVQETSDVWTINLINHDFYQYEPGQYALVSIKNSDDVMRAYTLSSSPGQSRFISITVRRLDEGAGSCWLTGAVKPGDYLWLSEAQGEFTCANVQSHQYLMLAAGCGVTPIMSMTRWLMANRPETDVKVLFNVRDEKQVIFASEWQRLVQQYPQRLQLCIMPETPDNGGVAQGRLSQEKLLELVPDIHGRVVMTCGPVPYMKNVQEFSKALGVPAEHFFMERFTTGGDEAVSEEVLNLKIRHRLVNFTVPVGTLLLSALEQNKQPVIAACRAGVCGSCKTKVLSGNYTTSSTMTLTADEIANGYVLACSCQLQGDTEIA; encoded by the coding sequence ATGACCATGCCAACAAGCCTATGTCCGAACAGAATGCAAATTCACTCGATTGTGCAGGAAACCTCAGATGTTTGGACAATTAACCTGATTAATCATGATTTTTACCAATATGAACCGGGACAGTATGCGCTGGTGAGTATCAAAAACAGTGATGACGTGATGCGTGCTTATACTTTGTCTTCATCGCCGGGGCAAAGCCGTTTTATCTCCATTACGGTGAGACGATTAGACGAGGGAGCAGGCTCTTGTTGGCTAACTGGAGCGGTCAAACCAGGGGATTATCTTTGGCTGTCTGAGGCGCAAGGGGAGTTTACTTGTGCCAATGTTCAAAGCCACCAATACTTAATGTTAGCGGCAGGCTGCGGTGTCACGCCGATCATGTCGATGACTCGCTGGCTGATGGCGAATCGCCCAGAAACGGATGTCAAAGTACTGTTTAATGTGCGAGATGAAAAGCAGGTCATTTTTGCTAGTGAGTGGCAAAGATTGGTTCAGCAATATCCGCAACGTTTGCAGTTGTGCATCATGCCGGAAACACCCGATAACGGCGGTGTTGCACAAGGTCGCTTAAGCCAAGAAAAATTGCTGGAGTTAGTACCGGATATTCACGGGCGAGTGGTAATGACTTGCGGGCCTGTTCCGTATATGAAAAATGTGCAGGAATTTTCTAAGGCACTAGGCGTTCCAGCAGAGCACTTCTTTATGGAGCGCTTTACCACTGGCGGCGATGAGGCCGTGAGTGAAGAGGTATTGAACTTAAAAATTCGTCACCGTTTAGTGAATTTCACTGTACCCGTGGGAACATTGCTGCTGTCTGCGTTAGAACAGAATAAACAACCGGTAATTGCGGCGTGTCGCGCGGGTGTATGTGGTAGCTGTAAAACCAAAGTGCTCTCGGGAAATTATACAACCAGCAGTACCATGACATTAACCGCAGACGAAATTGCTAACGGCTATGTTTTAGCGTGCAGTTGCCAATTACAAGGTGACACAGAAATCGCTTAA
- a CDS encoding IS3 family transposase (programmed frameshift), whose amino-acid sequence MKKRNFSAEFRRESAQLVVDQNYTVADAAKAMNVGLSTLTRWVKQLRDERAGKTPKASPITPEQIEIRELKKKIQRIEMENEIFKKGYRALDVRLPEQVSVIGKLRAHYPVATLCCVFGVHRSSYRYRENRPDNPDGRRAVLRSQVQELHGLSHGSAGARSIAVMATHRGFRMGRWLAGRLMKEMGLVSCQQPVHRYKRGGHEHIAIPNHLERQFAVTEPNQVWCGDVTYIWTGKRWAYLAVVLDLFARKPVGWAMSFSPDSKLTTKALKMAWEIRNKPSGLMFHSDQGSHYTSRQFRQLLWRYRIKQSMSRRGNCWDNSPMERFFRSLKNEWVPVTGYISFSEAAHAITDYIVGYYSEVRPHEYNGGLPPNESENQYRKNSKTVANFS is encoded by the exons ATGAAAAAACGAAATTTCAGTGCAGAATTCAGACGTGAATCAGCCCAGCTGGTTGTGGATCAGAACTATACAGTTGCAGATGCCGCGAAAGCCATGAATGTCGGGCTTTCCACCTTGACGCGGTGGGTAAAGCAATTACGGGACGAACGGGCAGGCAAAACACCGAAAGCATCCCCTATCACGCCGGAACAAATTGAGATACGTGAGCTGAAGAAAAAAATTCAACGTATTGAAATGGAAAACGAAATAT TTAAAAAAGGCTACCGCGCTCTTGATGTCAGACTCCCTGAACAGGTCTCGGTGATCGGGAAACTCAGAGCGCATTATCCTGTGGCCACTCTTTGCTGCGTGTTCGGAGTTCACCGCAGCAGCTATAGATACCGGGAAAACCGGCCTGACAATCCGGACGGCAGGAGAGCCGTATTACGTAGTCAGGTTCAGGAGCTGCACGGCCTCAGTCATGGCTCAGCAGGTGCAAGAAGTATCGCTGTAATGGCAACACACAGGGGCTTCCGGATGGGACGATGGCTTGCCGGACGGCTAATGAAGGAGATGGGGCTGGTGAGCTGTCAGCAGCCTGTTCACCGGTATAAACGTGGCGGTCATGAACACATTGCTATCCCGAACCACCTTGAGCGACAGTTCGCAGTGACAGAGCCCAATCAGGTATGGTGCGGCGACGTAACGTATATCTGGACCGGTAAACGCTGGGCATACCTGGCCGTTGTACTCGACCTGTTCGCAAGGAAACCCGTGGGCTGGGCAATGTCATTTTCTCCGGACAGCAAACTGACAACCAAAGCGCTGAAAATGGCATGGGAAATACGAAATAAGCCATCCGGGCTCATGTTCCACAGTGATCAGGGTAGCCACTATACAAGCAGGCAGTTCCGACAGTTACTGTGGCGATACCGGATAAAACAAAGTATGAGTAGGCGTGGTAACTGCTGGGATAACAGCCCGATGGAGCGCTTCTTCAGAAGTCTGAAAAATGAGTGGGTGCCGGTGACCGGCTACATCAGCTTCAGTGAAGCAGCCCATGCAATAACGGATTATATCGTCGGGTATTACAGCGAAGTCAGGCCGCATGAATATAACGGTGGATTACCACCAAACGAATCAGAAAACCAATACCGGAAAAACTCTAAAACCGTGGCCAATTTTAGTTGA
- the clcA gene encoding H(+)/Cl(-) exchange transporter ClcA has product MMQANSTPKSDNKTHFSFLRHVKESDKTPLKVLVLAAIIGAVVGLIGSLFMLGTEWVSNIRIASVNQYVTNKWLVIPAMFVASALLAMLGYYLVKRFSPEAGGSGIPEIEGALQDLRPVRWWRVIPVKFIGGLGTLGSGMVLGREGPTVQLGANISQMFYDLFRLKDNESRHTLLAAGAAAGLSTAFNAPLAGILFIIEEMRPQFKYSLISIKAVFIGAVSATIVFRLINGEAAVLNIGQFSSAPMETLWLYLILGMLFGIVGIGFNRFLLYLQSLFLAFYQNKVSRFVLMGGLIGGSCGAIGVFAPEVVGGGYSVIHQMVANSFTITMLMVFFALRFLTSTISFSSGAPGGIFSPLLALGTLFGGIYGYAALELFPHYSIEVGTFAIAGMGALFAATVRAPLTGIVLVLEMTNNYQLILPMIITCIGATMVAQFLGGRPLYSVLLEKTLERSEKQAATSNP; this is encoded by the coding sequence ATGATGCAGGCTAATTCGACTCCAAAATCAGACAACAAAACCCATTTTAGTTTTTTACGTCACGTGAAAGAATCCGATAAAACGCCACTCAAAGTGCTTGTTTTAGCGGCTATTATTGGTGCCGTCGTTGGGCTGATAGGCTCCCTGTTTATGCTAGGGACTGAGTGGGTCAGCAATATTCGTATCGCGTCTGTTAACCAATATGTCACCAACAAATGGTTGGTGATCCCCGCTATGTTTGTGGCTTCAGCCCTATTGGCCATGCTCGGCTATTATTTGGTTAAACGCTTTTCACCTGAAGCGGGGGGATCTGGGATCCCGGAAATCGAAGGGGCACTGCAAGATTTGCGCCCTGTCCGTTGGTGGCGCGTGATCCCAGTGAAATTTATCGGTGGGTTAGGTACGTTAGGTTCAGGTATGGTGCTCGGTCGTGAAGGACCTACCGTACAACTGGGGGCGAACATTAGCCAAATGTTTTATGACCTATTTCGCCTCAAAGATAATGAATCTCGCCATACATTATTAGCTGCGGGCGCCGCTGCGGGTCTATCTACCGCCTTTAATGCCCCATTAGCGGGGATCCTGTTTATCATCGAAGAGATGCGACCACAATTTAAATACAGCCTGATTTCCATCAAAGCCGTGTTTATTGGTGCCGTCAGTGCCACCATTGTTTTTCGCCTTATTAATGGTGAAGCCGCGGTGCTGAATATTGGGCAATTCTCCTCTGCCCCCATGGAAACTCTGTGGTTATATCTGATTTTAGGCATGTTATTTGGGATCGTGGGAATTGGCTTTAACCGCTTCTTGCTCTATCTGCAAAGCCTATTTTTAGCTTTCTACCAAAATAAAGTGTCGCGGTTTGTTTTGATGGGCGGTTTGATCGGGGGTAGCTGTGGCGCTATCGGTGTGTTTGCTCCTGAAGTCGTAGGGGGTGGCTATAGCGTGATCCATCAAATGGTGGCCAATAGCTTTACTATCACCATGCTGATGGTCTTTTTTGCCCTGCGCTTTTTAACCTCAACCATCAGCTTTAGTTCCGGTGCGCCAGGGGGGATTTTTTCGCCATTATTAGCCCTTGGTACACTGTTTGGCGGAATCTATGGTTATGCGGCACTGGAGCTATTCCCACATTATTCGATTGAAGTCGGTACCTTTGCAATAGCCGGCATGGGAGCGCTGTTTGCCGCCACAGTGCGTGCGCCTTTAACGGGCATTGTCTTAGTGTTGGAAATGACCAATAACTATCAATTGATTTTACCGATGATTATTACCTGCATTGGCGCAACGATGGTGGCGCAATTCTTAGGGGGTCGACCACTTTATTCTGTTCTGCTCGAAAAAACTTTAGAGCGCAGCGAAAAACAAGCGGCAACGTCTAATCCCTAA
- a CDS encoding Fic family protein, protein MWIWEQPNWPTFIYDQTQLQPLLRDVVFLQGKLNGRYDTFDIRQHVLDNILANIIYSSDIEGEKLDARSVRSSLANHLGISDDAPFPIDQKTQGLVESALDAISNLEKTLTAERLCQWHALMFPSNESLFNKIAVGCFRTNSIQVVSGRLDKPTIHFEAPPAEQVPHEIEQFLSWFNRSHHDSTLDPILRAGIAHLWFLTIHPFDDGNGRIGRLIMDLALAQAEKTTVRLYAMSQCINEQKKQYYQILEQSQRGNVDLTQWLIWFISTLRSAINETLQQIQLTIEKTKYWSRFDQRILRPEQLKVLNRMLDGDFAEGINNRQYMAVGKVSRSSATRHLSELVEHGFLEEGASGGRSTRYRLSQEPLFTGSWC, encoded by the coding sequence ATGTGGATTTGGGAACAACCTAATTGGCCTACCTTTATCTATGATCAAACGCAGTTACAACCATTACTGCGTGATGTTGTTTTTCTTCAAGGCAAACTGAATGGTCGATACGATACCTTTGATATCCGCCAACACGTATTGGATAACATCCTCGCCAATATCATTTATTCCAGTGATATTGAAGGCGAAAAGCTCGATGCACGTTCCGTACGTTCTTCCCTTGCTAACCATTTGGGCATTTCCGATGATGCCCCTTTCCCGATAGATCAAAAAACACAAGGGTTAGTTGAATCCGCCTTAGATGCGATCAGCAATCTTGAAAAAACGTTAACCGCTGAACGGCTGTGCCAATGGCATGCATTGATGTTTCCATCGAATGAAAGTCTGTTTAATAAAATTGCCGTTGGGTGTTTTAGGACTAATTCAATACAAGTCGTCTCTGGGCGATTAGACAAGCCCACTATTCATTTTGAAGCGCCGCCAGCAGAGCAAGTTCCTCACGAAATTGAGCAATTTCTGTCGTGGTTTAACCGCAGCCACCATGATTCGACATTAGACCCCATTCTTCGCGCTGGCATTGCCCATTTATGGTTTCTTACTATTCACCCTTTCGATGATGGAAATGGTCGAATTGGGCGTTTAATCATGGATTTAGCCTTAGCTCAAGCCGAAAAAACTACGGTTAGGCTGTATGCAATGTCTCAATGTATCAATGAACAAAAAAAGCAATATTATCAAATACTCGAACAATCCCAACGTGGAAATGTTGACCTCACCCAATGGCTGATTTGGTTTATCAGCACACTGCGTAGCGCCATCAATGAAACCTTACAACAGATCCAATTAACTATTGAAAAAACAAAATATTGGAGCCGTTTTGACCAACGTATTTTGCGCCCAGAGCAATTAAAAGTGCTAAATAGGATGCTGGATGGTGACTTTGCTGAGGGGATCAATAACCGCCAATATATGGCTGTGGGAAAAGTGAGTCGCTCAAGTGCCACACGCCATTTATCAGAGCTTGTCGAGCACGGCTTTCTTGAGGAAGGCGCTAGCGGTGGACGCAGTACACGATATCGCTTAAGCCAAGAACCGCTATTTACGGGGTCATGGTGTTAA
- a CDS encoding linear amide C-N hydrolase — MRFVKKSIVTLLTIAVIYVPAMVSQACTRVVYLGEDQQIMTGRTMDWKYDVGTNLWIFPRGMERNGAAGPQSLKWKSKYGSVIASGYDISTTDGVNEKGLVANLLWLAESKYPELDNKKPALSISLWAQYMLDNYATVEEAVAALEKTPLIVATDKVPGQNRLATLHLSLSDASGDSAIIEYIDGKQVIHHSRKYQVMTNSPAYEKQLAMQEYWQGIGGTVMLPGTNRSADRFARAQFYINAIPQKTTPNKAVASVFGVIRNVSVPYGLTSETSPEISSTRWRTLVDSKRQLYFFESALTPNIFWTDLKKIDFSNETGKVKKLDLGEEQSHIYSGDATTQYVDTKPFEFLGLSAEQLGY, encoded by the coding sequence ATGCGATTTGTGAAGAAAAGCATTGTTACGCTCTTAACCATCGCTGTAATTTATGTTCCTGCCATGGTTTCTCAGGCTTGTACCCGTGTCGTATATCTCGGGGAAGACCAACAAATCATGACCGGTAGAACCATGGATTGGAAATATGATGTGGGTACCAATTTATGGATTTTCCCGCGAGGCATGGAACGAAATGGCGCGGCAGGGCCACAATCACTCAAATGGAAATCCAAATACGGTAGCGTGATAGCGTCAGGTTACGATATTTCTACGACAGATGGCGTTAATGAAAAAGGGTTAGTAGCAAACTTACTCTGGCTCGCCGAATCGAAATATCCTGAGTTAGATAATAAAAAGCCCGCACTGTCTATTTCGCTATGGGCGCAATATATGCTGGACAACTATGCCACGGTTGAAGAAGCCGTTGCCGCATTAGAAAAAACGCCATTGATAGTCGCGACTGACAAGGTTCCGGGACAAAATCGCTTAGCGACTCTGCATTTATCCCTGTCTGATGCGAGCGGTGATAGCGCGATTATCGAATATATCGATGGCAAACAAGTCATTCATCATAGCCGTAAATATCAAGTCATGACTAACTCACCAGCTTATGAAAAGCAGTTAGCGATGCAAGAGTATTGGCAAGGTATTGGTGGCACGGTAATGCTACCGGGAACCAACCGCTCAGCGGATCGTTTCGCACGAGCGCAGTTCTACATCAATGCTATCCCACAAAAAACGACGCCAAATAAAGCGGTTGCCAGTGTGTTTGGGGTGATCCGAAATGTGTCCGTCCCCTACGGTTTAACGTCGGAAACGTCCCCAGAGATCTCTTCTACCCGTTGGCGCACACTGGTTGACAGCAAGCGTCAACTCTATTTCTTTGAATCTGCTTTAACGCCAAATATTTTTTGGACGGACCTAAAGAAAATTGATTTTTCCAATGAAACCGGAAAAGTGAAAAAATTAGATCTCGGTGAAGAGCAAAGCCATATCTATTCGGGTGATGCGACTACGCAATATGTGGATACCAAACCGTTTGAATTTTTAGGGCTGAGTGCAGAGCAGTTAGGCTACTAA
- a CDS encoding YeeE/YedE family protein, whose protein sequence is MTIDWAHFTPGSAAVGGVLIGLAVAILLILNGRIAGISGILAGVLKPTKGDTAWKLAFIVGILVAPLLFITFVYTPEVTIATSTPLLIAAGLLVGFGTRLGSGCTSGHGICGMARFSRRSMVAVAIFMLVAFITVAVINHFGLRG, encoded by the coding sequence ATGACGATTGATTGGGCGCATTTTACGCCAGGCTCTGCGGCAGTTGGCGGTGTTTTGATTGGTTTAGCAGTGGCAATATTATTGATTCTTAATGGGCGAATTGCAGGGATCAGCGGGATTTTAGCGGGAGTCCTTAAACCCACTAAAGGGGATACGGCGTGGAAACTGGCGTTTATTGTCGGGATCTTGGTTGCACCATTACTGTTTATTACTTTTGTGTATACGCCAGAAGTCACTATAGCAACGAGTACACCATTACTGATTGCAGCGGGGTTGTTAGTCGGGTTTGGGACACGATTAGGTAGCGGTTGCACCAGTGGACATGGCATTTGTGGCATGGCGAGATTTTCCCGTCGTTCCATGGTTGCGGTGGCTATTTTTATGCTGGTGGCCTTTATCACGGTCGCTGTGATTAACCACTTTGGGTTAAGAGGATAA
- the hcp gene encoding hydroxylamine reductase has translation MYCVQCEQTIRTPATNGCAYSQGMCGKTAETSDLQDLLVAVLQSLSASAVVARELGIIDHDVDSFAPRAFFSTLTNVNFDSERIIGYAREAIYLRDKLIKHCLSVNSAVAFNHPLINLQLAGQDIATLQQQAAQFALDIDKAQIGDDIHGLRMLCLYGLKGAAAYMEHAHVLGQFDNQIYAQYHEIMAWLGTLPADMNELLDNAMAIGMMNFKIMEILDAGETGEFGHPVPTEVNVRPVAGKCILISGHDLKDLKMLLEQTEGTGINIYTHGEMLPAHGYPELKKYAHLVGNYGSGWQNQQVEFAKFPGPVLMTSNCIIDPDVGEYKARIWTRSIVGWPGVKHITGDSFAEMIAQAQEMAGFPYTEIEHKITVGFGRQTLLGAADAVIDLVAQKKLRHVFLVGGCDGSRGERSYYTDFARSVPKDCLILTLACGKYRFNKLDFGTLEGLPRLLDVGQCNDAYSAIMLAVNLAEKLGCGVNDLPLSLILSWFEQKAIVILLTLLALGVKNIYTGPTAPGFLTENLLNILNEKFGMRSITTVEQDLAEILPA, from the coding sequence ATGTATTGTGTGCAATGTGAACAAACAATTAGAACTCCAGCAACCAATGGCTGCGCTTATTCGCAAGGTATGTGCGGTAAAACCGCTGAAACTTCAGACCTGCAAGATTTATTAGTTGCTGTCCTGCAAAGCTTATCCGCAAGTGCGGTGGTGGCTCGTGAACTGGGCATTATTGATCATGATGTGGACAGTTTCGCACCGCGCGCTTTCTTCTCTACCTTGACCAACGTTAACTTCGATTCTGAACGTATTATTGGTTATGCCCGTGAAGCTATTTATCTGCGTGATAAATTAATCAAACACTGCCTGTCAGTGAATAGTGCAGTAGCTTTTAACCATCCGCTAATCAACCTGCAATTAGCAGGGCAGGATATTGCAACTCTGCAACAGCAAGCGGCACAATTTGCGTTAGATATCGATAAAGCGCAAATTGGCGATGATATTCATGGCTTACGTATGCTGTGTTTGTATGGTTTGAAAGGCGCGGCGGCGTATATGGAGCACGCTCACGTTTTAGGTCAATTTGATAACCAGATTTATGCTCAATACCATGAAATTATGGCGTGGTTAGGCACATTGCCAGCGGATATGAATGAGCTGCTCGATAATGCGATGGCTATCGGCATGATGAACTTCAAAATTATGGAAATCCTGGATGCTGGCGAAACGGGGGAATTTGGTCATCCAGTTCCAACGGAAGTTAACGTGCGCCCAGTTGCCGGTAAATGTATTTTGATTTCAGGTCACGACCTGAAAGATTTAAAAATGTTGTTAGAACAGACCGAAGGCACAGGCATTAATATTTACACCCACGGTGAAATGCTGCCTGCTCATGGTTACCCTGAACTGAAAAAATACGCTCATTTAGTGGGTAACTACGGCAGTGGTTGGCAGAATCAGCAAGTGGAATTTGCTAAGTTCCCAGGCCCTGTTTTAATGACCTCTAACTGCATTATCGACCCTGATGTAGGTGAATATAAAGCGCGTATCTGGACTCGCAGCATTGTGGGCTGGCCGGGCGTGAAACACATTACGGGCGACAGTTTTGCTGAAATGATAGCGCAAGCGCAGGAAATGGCAGGCTTCCCATACACTGAAATCGAACACAAAATTACTGTCGGTTTTGGTCGTCAAACCCTGCTGGGTGCTGCGGATGCGGTGATTGATCTCGTTGCTCAGAAAAAATTACGCCACGTATTCTTAGTCGGTGGTTGTGATGGTAGCCGTGGTGAACGCAGTTACTACACGGATTTCGCTCGTAGCGTACCGAAAGACTGCCTGATTTTAACGTTGGCTTGCGGTAAATACCGTTTCAACAAACTGGACTTCGGTACCTTAGAAGGCTTACCGCGTTTACTGGATGTGGGTCAATGTAACGATGCCTATTCTGCCATTATGTTAGCGGTGAACTTAGCAGAGAAATTAGGTTGTGGCGTGAATGACTTACCGCTGAGCCTGATCCTCTCTTGGTTCGAGCAAAAAGCCATTGTGATCTTGTTAACCCTGCTTGCTCTGGGGGTGAAAAACATTTACACCGGTCCAACGGCTCCGGGCTTCTTAACCGAAAATCTGCTGAATATTCTGAATGAAAAATTCGGTATGCGCAGCATTACCACGGTTGAACAAGATTTGGCGGAAATCCTGCCTGCGTAA
- a CDS encoding ArsR/SmtB family transcription factor — translation MPKSEQPNSEQLLLAMTQAATQTASLLKTLGNPDRLLLLCQLTQGEACVSDLEASLGIVQPTLSQQLTVLRNEGLVATRREGKRIYYSIADEKLFTLLNTLYQLYCPVKGN, via the coding sequence ATGCCAAAGAGTGAACAACCAAATTCAGAACAGCTGCTTTTAGCAATGACCCAAGCAGCAACGCAAACTGCGTCATTATTAAAAACACTAGGGAACCCAGACAGACTATTATTGCTGTGCCAATTAACGCAGGGCGAAGCGTGCGTGAGCGATTTAGAAGCTTCGCTAGGTATTGTGCAGCCGACGTTATCGCAGCAGTTAACCGTACTAAGAAATGAAGGATTAGTCGCAACGCGTCGGGAAGGTAAGCGTATCTATTATTCTATTGCAGATGAGAAATTATTTACCTTACTCAATACGTTGTATCAACTCTATTGTCCAGTGAAGGGGAATTAA
- a CDS encoding SprT family zinc-dependent metalloprotease, with product MKTIRVPILLQQRVMKTLREKLALAEEKLEQKFPEPSINYKQRGTTAGSAYLKDWEIRVNPTLLIENPDNFVDEVIPHELAHLLVYRVFGRKGVAPHGNEWKWMMQTVLGVTAKRTHNFAVTSVKSQTFRYLCGCDTIHELTIRRHNKVERGENQYLCRKCGEILKREIESAAEC from the coding sequence ATGAAAACAATCCGAGTACCCATCCTGCTCCAACAGCGAGTGATGAAAACCCTGCGTGAAAAGCTCGCGTTAGCTGAAGAAAAACTGGAACAGAAATTTCCAGAGCCTTCCATCAACTATAAACAGCGTGGAACCACCGCGGGCAGCGCCTATTTAAAAGATTGGGAAATTCGCGTTAATCCGACGTTATTAATTGAAAATCCAGATAATTTTGTGGATGAAGTGATCCCCCATGAACTCGCTCATTTACTGGTTTATCGTGTATTTGGACGTAAAGGGGTCGCCCCTCATGGCAATGAGTGGAAATGGATGATGCAGACTGTTTTAGGGGTAACGGCGAAACGGACTCACAACTTTGCAGTGACCAGCGTCAAAAGCCAAACTTTTCGTTATCTTTGTGGTTGCGACACAATTCATGAACTGACCATCAGAAGGCATAACAAAGTTGAACGTGGTGAAAACCAATATTTATGTCGAAAATGCGGGGAAATTCTCAAGCGAGAAATTGAGTCAGCGGCAGAGTGTTAA
- a CDS encoding DUF6691 family protein translates to MPIIIALVSGVLFGLGLLLAGMGNPAKILAFLDITGNWDPSLLVTMAVAMVISGIAFQLVKKRKTSILNCSLQIPSSKIIDKKLVIGSVLFGLGWGLGGICPGPAILLTGMGLTQGILFTLAMIAGMAIFQLFQRTEK, encoded by the coding sequence ATGCCAATCATTATCGCGTTAGTTTCCGGTGTTTTATTTGGGCTGGGCTTGCTGTTAGCCGGTATGGGTAATCCCGCAAAAATTTTGGCATTTCTGGATATCACGGGAAATTGGGATCCCTCTTTGTTGGTTACCATGGCAGTGGCAATGGTGATAAGCGGTATCGCATTCCAGTTAGTGAAAAAGCGCAAAACCAGTATACTGAATTGCTCATTACAGATCCCAAGCAGTAAAATTATTGATAAAAAATTAGTGATAGGCAGCGTGTTGTTCGGTTTAGGTTGGGGGCTTGGGGGAATTTGCCCGGGGCCTGCCATTTTATTAACTGGTATGGGACTGACTCAAGGTATTTTGTTTACGCTGGCGATGATAGCGGGAATGGCCATTTTCCAGTTATTTCAACGTACTGAAAAGTAA
- the tehB gene encoding SAM-dependent methyltransferase TehB gives MQLKGDPMTELVCYKTMPVWDKASVPLMFQERHNTKEDTFAQLKVLQGSLDFIIFGEDGSEQKFTFDTQNQPPVIQPQVWHRIADCSDDMRCQLSFLCRPEIAFYKQYDLSVPHSEVRYLCENNLAKPCKVLDLGSGRGRNSFYLAQQGYDVTAVDINQNHIQAIETVKQQSGIENIHTALYDINSHQIQGDYDLIVSTVVLMFLQRDKIADIIADMQSHTRAGGINIVVCAVETPDAPLDMVPFKCFLKPGELQQYYQDWEILKYNENPGHLHRTDAQGNRIKLNFATLIAKKK, from the coding sequence ATGCAACTTAAAGGTGACCCCATGACTGAATTAGTGTGCTACAAAACCATGCCTGTTTGGGATAAGGCTTCGGTTCCGTTAATGTTCCAAGAACGCCATAACACCAAGGAAGACACATTCGCCCAATTGAAGGTGTTACAAGGCTCCCTCGATTTTATTATTTTTGGTGAAGATGGCAGCGAGCAAAAATTTACGTTTGATACGCAAAATCAACCGCCAGTGATCCAGCCACAAGTCTGGCATCGTATTGCCGATTGCAGCGATGATATGCGTTGCCAACTCTCTTTTTTATGTCGTCCTGAAATCGCGTTTTATAAACAGTATGATCTCAGTGTGCCTCACTCTGAAGTGCGCTATCTTTGCGAGAATAACTTAGCAAAACCTTGCAAAGTATTGGATTTAGGTTCCGGCCGCGGGCGTAATAGCTTCTACCTTGCTCAGCAAGGGTATGATGTGACAGCGGTGGATATTAACCAAAACCATATTCAAGCCATTGAAACTGTTAAGCAGCAATCGGGCATAGAAAATATCCATACCGCGCTATATGACATTAATAGCCACCAAATCCAAGGTGACTATGATTTGATTGTTTCTACAGTCGTGTTGATGTTCCTACAACGAGATAAAATTGCTGACATTATCGCGGATATGCAATCGCATACTCGAGCGGGTGGGATTAATATTGTGGTATGCGCGGTAGAAACGCCGGATGCGCCACTGGATATGGTGCCATTTAAGTGCTTCTTAAAACCAGGTGAATTACAGCAGTATTATCAAGACTGGGAAATCCTCAAATACAATGAAAACCCAGGACACTTGCACAGAACGGATGCGCAAGGTAACCGAATTAAATTGAACTTTGCAACGTTGATTGCTAAGAAAAAATAA